The following DNA comes from Thermoanaerobaculales bacterium.
ACGTCCGCTCAAACGTCGCCTGCCAGAACGGCTCGCGGCAGACGGTGCGGGTCCTCATCGAGCTCTTCAACGCTGAGGGCGAGTTGCTGAAAACCAGGACCATGTTCCTGGCGCCCTGGTCCAACAACCAGATCACCCGGGTGTTCCGCGACCATGCGCCGATCGAGGCCGGGTATGTCGACGTGTGGACGACCACCGCGGGCGCATCGATTGCCTGCTACGGCTCGGTCCTCGACAACGTCACCAACGACCCCACCACCGTGCTGCCGCAGTGACAGCCCCCACCCGCCCAGGATCCAGGATCTGGGGGCGAGGATCGAGCCCCGCCCGCCCGCTCTGGTCACGGTGTAGCCCGCTGGATGAAGCCGGCTCTTTGCGAAAGCGGTAGCGGGGCAATGCTCAGCCCCGCTGATGCGGGACGAAGGTCTCAGTCGTCCAGCAAGCTCTCCAGAGTCGTCACGAGACCGGGGAGGTCGACCGCAGCTACGTCCCACACGATGTCGTGGTCGACCGCAGCATAGCCATGGACGAGGCGGTTCCGCATTCCGATGATCTCGCGCCAGGGGACCTGCGGCAGGTCTCTTCGCGTAGCTTCCGTGACCTTGCTCGCAGCCTCGCCGGTCACCTCGATGAACCGCTCAAGCGCAGCCGCCAGGACCGGATCGGCGTCGAGATCCTCTCTGCGGCAGTGAGCCACCGCGTTCACCGCACGCCGCGCGTGGTCGAGCATGTCGCGAAGGAGGACGTCGTCCTCAGCCGGCCTCATAAATCGGTAACGCGTCGACAAGCACGCGCTGTCGGAAGTGCGGGCTCAGGAAACCCGGTGTGCTGAGGTCCACTTCGCGATCGAAGAGATGGGAGAGCTCATCCTGGAGGGTGATGAATCGGAGACCGACGCGTTGTCCTGGCAGGAACTCGACGAGCAGGTCGAGGTCACTCTCCGGATCGGAGTCCCCCCGCGCGACTGAGCCGAACACCGCGAGCCGACGGACGCCGTGCCGCCGGCAGAGCCGCGCCAGTCGCTCCTGATCAACTTTGAAATGCCGGATCGCCATGGCGTCATCATGATACCCCATGGCTCTGCGACGGTGGGTTATTGAGCAAGGCCTCGGGTCGCACTTTCGTCCGCTCAGGGGTTAGGGGAAGGGGAGTTGAGGGCAGGGCCCCCGCCCTCTGTTGTCGCGGCGGAGCCAACGGCGAAGCCGGGAAAACCGAGCCGGATGCCCCCGGTGCCGGGACCGACACATCGGCAATTCCTTTGGAATGGCCGATGCTGCAACTGAGGAGCTCTGTGAGTCGTACTCTCGCTTTGGTGGAGTCGGGACGGCCGTGTTGACGACGGCAGCGAGAAATCCTGAGACTCGCACTGTTTCATCTACGGATGGGGGTTCGGGATATGAAGAGTACGGCCCTCCGCGGCATTCTCGTGCTTTCGCCGTTGCTGCCGCTGACGGCATGCCTCGCCCCTCAACAAGGAACATCCGCCGACGAGAGGATCAGGAATGTCGAGAACGGGCTCGTCAGGTACACGTTTGACGAGAGCTTCACCATGGGCCAGATCGTTGACTTCAAACGGATCGACGCCCTTCCGAGATTCAACATTCTGGAGAACATGCAGAACTACAAGGTGCCCGGGGTGAGCGTGGCGGTCATCGACAACTTCAAGATCGCCTGGACAAAGGCGTATGGAGTGATGGACGCTGGAACGAACAGAGCGGTCACCACGGAAACCATGTTCCAGTCCGGCTCGACCACGAAATTGCTGATGGCGATCGTCATCCTGAGAATGGCTGAGGAGGGGAAGCTCGATCTCGACGCCAACATCAATACCTACTTGAAGACTTGGAAGGTCCCCCAGCATCCCTCTGGGAGGATGGTCACTCTCCGCTTGCTGCTGACCCATCGGGCGGGAATCAACCGTCCGGGAGACGGCTTCGAAACCGAGCCCGGGAGCTCGCCGACCCTCCTGCAGTTCTTGAAAGGGGAAAGACCGGTCCTCAGCGATGCCGTCTCTTTTGACAACCCGCCGGGGACACGACAGTCCTACTCCAATTTCGGGTACCTCATCATGCAGTACATGCTTGAGGACCGTTTTCAGACGTCCTTCGCCGAGCTGGTGGAACAGTACGTCTTCAGGCCCTTGAGGCTGGAATCGAGCTTCATCGAGTACCCCTTTCCACCCCAATACGCCGCCCGGGTCATTCGCCCGCACGATCGAGAGGGGAAGCCCTCTGCGGACGACGGTCTGTATTCGTCGGCACTGGCCCAGGCCGGAATGATCGCCACTCCGTCCGACTGGGCCAGAATCGCGTGCGAACTGATGCTGGCCTCTGCGGGCCGGTCGGACACTATGCTCTCGCAAGAGTCGGTCAGGGCCATGTTCCGGACGGAAGCAGATCTCAATCCCGCCGAATTCGAAGGAATCTCCGGCCAGGGGCTGGGCGTGTTCCTCTTCAGTGAGGGGCAACAGCAGTACTTCCTGCATCACGGGCACAACAGCCCAGGCGCGAATTGCGTCCTCATCGGCTCGCAGACCACGGGGCAGGGGGCCGTCATCATGACCAACGGGATGAGAGGGATCCCTTTGTCCTATCAGATCGTGTCGTCCATCTCGAAGGAATACGGCTGGGACCAGGACCACGAAGGGATGACGAGGACCGCCGCTTCTCGCCAGCACGAGTCAACCTCCGCAGACCGAACCTCCGCTGGAGCATGACCGCCGCAGGTGCCGGAACCGACATGTCGGAGTCCTCCGCCGTTCGAGCACAGGAACGAAGCGGGAACGAGTGACGCGCGGGTACGACTCGGGCATCCCACGCGCCCCCGCTCCCGCGCCCGCTTCCGCGCCCGTCTCCGATGATGGCCTCGTCGGTTTCTGAGCGCACTGTCGGGAACGGGGACGGGAACGAACAGGGGCGCTGGGCACCACGCAAGCCGAGCGAGTGCGGGGTGTATGCTGCCTCGTCGATGGAATAGGGGCGGCGAGGCGGGGCTTTCCCCGACCATGTGGCGAGGAGGCATCATGCAACCGGTGAGAACGGTGGACGAGGGGCGCTCGTCGTTGATCGACAAGGACAGCAACTCGATTCCGAAGGGCAGCGAGGGCGCCATCGTCGAGCGCGTCGCCGGCCACGTGGCCGCGATGATGCAGGATCTGAACCTCGACCTCGCCGACCCCAACTTCGAGGACACGCCCCGGCGGGTCGCCGAGATGTACCTCGAGATGTTCCACGGGCTGCGCGAGGGCTCCGAGCCGAAGGTGACGAGCTTCCCCAACGACGGCGGCTACCACCACATGGTGATCGAGCGGGAGATCCCCTTCTACTCGATGTGCGCCCACCACTTCGTGCCGTTCTACGGGCATGCGCACATCGCCTACATCCCGGAGTCGAGGATCGTCGGGCTGTCGAAGCTGCCCCGGATCCTCGAGTTCTACGCCAAGCGTCCGCAGCTGCAGGAGCGGCTGACCGAGCAGGTTGCCGAGTTCCTGTGGACGACGCTGCGGCCGCAGGGGGTGATGGTGGTGGTCGAGGCCCGGCACCTGTGCGTGGAGATGCGCGGGGTCAAGAAGCCCGGCGCGCTGACCACCACCTCCGCGCTGCGCGGCTGCTTTGCCGACCGCAAGGTGCGCGAGGAGTTCCTGGCGCTGCTGCGCCGCCAGACGTCGTGGTAGGCGGCACGGTCGCGCGCGGGGCGGTGACCCGGCGACATCCGATGCGGCGACGGTGAGGCCGCGAAGCCCCGCCCGGTCCCGGGCCGCTGGCAGCGATCACTGAACCTGGAGGAAGAGGTAGACGCGGCGCGCCGCGAGCAGGTCGGCGCCGGGGGCCGTGAAGCTGTGCAGGAAGTCCCTGGTCTTGCCGCCGCCGAGGTGGACCTCGGGGCAGGCGAGGCGCTGGAGCCGGGCTCCGCTTTCGTCCTCGAGCAGCACGACGACCACCAGATCGACGCCGCGCTTGGACCGGTTCTCGAAGCGCAGGCTGACGAGGGCCGTGCTGTCGACGCCGGGCGCGGGCTGCTCTCCCTCGGGCACCGACACCCGGACGGCGGCCCACAGCACGCCCTCGACCTCGACGTTGACGGCGAGCTCCCGGCCGAGCTCGAAGGCGACGTCTTCCTGGTAGGGGTTCGGCGACCGCCGGGGGGCATCGTCCTGCGCCGCGAGCGGGACCGCACCGGCCAGAGCCATCACTGCGGCCACGACAGCACGCCAGCCACCCACGGCCAACATCCCCTGGGCGAGCCTCCCCACCCATCATAGTACAGGCCGGCGGCGATGGCCGCCGCCGGCGAGCACCAGCCGTCCCCTACTTGATGTGGACCTTCATGCCCTTCTCGACCGCCGATGCGCTGCCGTCGACGACCGAGCAGATGGTGACCTTCTCCTTGACCTCGCTGGCCTGGAGCCGGGCGAGCTCGGTCATGTCCTCGTCGAGGACCTCGCCGGTGTCGGGATCGCGGATGACCTCGACCTCGCCGACCGCGAACTGCTGGCCGACCGACACCCCCTCGCGGCTGCCGCGGTTGATGTACACGTTGCCGTCCTTGACCATCACCACCGAGCCGGTCCACGGCACGCTGGCCAGCTGGGCGGTCAGGAAGTCGACCGCCTGGGCGCAGGCGTCCTGCACCGCGAGCCCGACGTTGTCGTCCTTGTTGCCGCCGAAGGCCGCGCCCCAGCTCCCGGTGTCGTAGCCGACGTTCGCAGCCCGCTTCTTCGAGGTGCCGACCACGTTCGTCGAGGCCAGCACCTGGCCGGTGGTGGAGTCCACCATGTAGATGGTGACGTTGATCTCGGACTTGCCGCCGCCGCCGCCGACCCGGAAGCCCTTGATCCGGACGCCGCCACCGCCGCTGGCGGTGTCGTCCTGGACGTGGGTGATGGCGCCCTTGATGAGGATCTGCGCCGGGGTCATCTGCCCGGTGGCCGGCGCCTTGGCGCCGCCGGCGGTGCGGCCTGACGCCGCGAGGTCCTGCTCCGCCATCGCCTCGTACCGCATGTCGGTCTCGCCGAGCACGATGAAACGCCCGCTCTGGTTCAGCAGGTCGGTGAGGACCGTGCCCCAGGCGTTGCCGATGTCCCAGTGGCCGTACCAGCCGGCCTCGTTCTCGAACTGGCTGACCGTCACCGAGTACCTGAGCCCGCCGGTCTCGGCCGCTCCCAGGGGAGCCACGGCGGCGGCGCAGACAGCGATCAAAAGGAGCGCGTGCTTCATTGTTCTCCCTCCCAACAGGGTCTCGCGTCGCGTGGATGATACTACCGGGAGCGTGTAGGGCATAGGCCCCTGAGCGCGCTCCTGATGTGGTGGTTGTGGTTGGCCTCCGCCCTCACGCTCCCCGGGATGCGTGCAGCGCATCCATGTCTAGAAGCGCGCAGGGCACCAGGCACCGACGTGAGCGGAGCTCGGCAGCCCGTGGAGGCTCCGGTGCCCAAGCGTTTCTAGACCGGGTACTTGCCGGTGATGTAGTTGACGAGATCCTGGATGTGGTACTCGTGGTTTCGCGTGACCCAGTGGGTGAGGTCGCCGGCCGAGACCAGGCCCACGAGACGGCCTTCGTCGACCACCGGCAGGTGCCGGCAGCGCTTCTCGGAGACGACCGCCATCGCCTCGTTGACGGTGGCGGCGGCGGTCACCACCACCGGGTTTCCGGTCATCACCTCGGCGACGCGGGTGGTGCCCGGGTCGCGGGTCCGGTCGACGACCCTGGTGAGCACGTCGCGCTCGGTGAAGATCCCGACCAGGTCGTCGCCGTCCATCACGAGCAGCGCTCCGATCCGCTCCTGGTTCATCTTGCGCACGGCCTCGAGCACCGTCGCCTGCGGCGGCACCGAGTGCATGGTGTGGCCCTTCTTCTTGAGCAGCGCGCGGAGAGTCTCCCTCACGTCGGCCTCCAGGGTTGCCGGTCGGGCACCGTTGCACCGCGCCAGGGTCGCTTGCGGCCCGATCGGAGCTCGGCCCGGCCGCGGAGCGGCCCTCGCTCGGCGGGTTCTCGCCCCCTACAACCTCAGCGAGGCGCGAGCTCTTCCGCCAGCTCCGCCATGTCCCGCTGCGCCTTGCGCACGCACATCGCGGTCATGTTGACGATGTCGGTGACCTCGACCCCGCGCTGCAGGACGTGGACCGGGGCGCCGATGCCGGACAGGATCGGCCCGATCGCCTCGACCTTGCCGAGCCGCCACAGCAGCTTGTAGGCGATGTTGGCCGACGCCAGGTCGGGGCAGACCAGGACGTTGGCGTCGCCGAAGATGCGCGAGCTCGGGAAGGTGTCGCGGGCGATGTTCGGATCGACCGCGGTGTCGGCCTGCATCTCGCCCTCGATGACCAGATCCGGCCACCTCTGCTCCGCGATCGCCACCGCCTCCTGGATCTTCCTGGTGTGCTCGTCGGAGTTGGAGCCGAAATTCGAGTAGGAGAGCATCGCCACCCGCGGCTGCTCGCCGAAGTAGGTCTGGGCGACCGCAGCCGCCATGTGGGCGATCTCGGCGAGGTCCTCGGCGGTCGGGTCCTGGTTGACCGTGGTGTCGGCGATGAACAGCATCCGGTCCTCGAAGAGCAGCAGGTAGACGCCGCACGCCTTGCGGACGCCCTTCAGCGTCTTGTGGATCTGCAGCGCCGGCCGGATGGTCTCCGGGTACGACATGGTGAGCCCGGCGATCAGGCCGTCGGCGTCGCCCTCGTGGACCATCATGTTGCCGAAGTAGACCGGGTCCTGCATCAGCTTGGCGGCGGTGACCGCGGTGACGCCCTTGCGCCAGCGCATCTCGTGGAGCCGCTCGGCGTAGTGGGCAGCGCGCTCGTCGGTCGCCGGATCGACGACCTCGACCGAGTCCGCGCCGATCTCGTGCTCGGCCAGCATGCGGCCGATGGTCTCGCGCTGGCCGAGCAGCACCGGCCGACAGAGCCCCTCGTTGACCAGGATCTTGGCGGCACGCACGATCTTCTCGGCCTCGCCCTCGGGGAACACGATCCGCTTGGGGTTCAGCCGCGCCTGGTCGAAGACGAAGTGCATCACCTGGCGGGTGCGGGAGAGCCGGTTCTCGAGCTCGCGCACGTAGTCGGTCCGGGAGCTGTAGGGCGCGCGCGCCACGCCGGTGCGGATCGCGGCCTCGGCCACCGCCGGCGCCTCCCAGAGCAGGACGCGATAGTCGAAGGGCTTCGGGATGACGTAGTTGCGGCCGAACTTGAACGGTTGCCCGCCGTAGGCCCGGATCACGGAGTCGGGCACGTCCTCCTTGGCGAGCGCGGCCAGCGCGCGCGAGGCCGCGAGCTTCATCTCCTCGTTGATCGAGCTCGCGGCGACATCGAGGGCGCCGCGGAAGATGAACGGGAAGCCGAGCACGTTGTTGACCTGGTTCGGGTAGTCGGAGCGGCCGGTGGCCATGATCACGTCCTTGCGGACCGCGAACACCTCCTCGGGCGTGATCTCCGGGTCGGGGTTGGCCATCGCGAAGATGATGGCGTCCTTGGCCATGGTCTTGACCATCTCCTGGGTCAGCATGCCCTTGGTGGAGACGCCGGCGAACACGTCGGCGCCGCGCATGGCGTCGGCCAGGGTGCGTGCGTCGGTGTCCTGCGCGAACTTCTCCTTGTAGGGGTTCATCCCCGCGGTGCGGCCCTTGTAGATGACGCCCTTGGTGTCCACCATCAGCAGGTTCTCGGGCTTCACGCCGAGCAGCAGGTAGAAGTTGGCGCAGGCGATGCCGGCAGCGCCGGCGCCGCAGAACACCACCTTGATCTTGTCGAGGGGCTTGCCCACGATCTCGCAGCCGTTGAGCAGGGCCGCGCCGGAGATGATGGCGGTCCCGTGCTGGTCGTCATGGAACACCGGGATGCCCATCGTGCGCTTGAGCTCCTCCTCGATCTCGAAGCACTCGGGCGCCTTGATGTCCTCGAGGTTGATGCCGCCGAGCGTCGGCTCGAGCAGCTGGCAGAAGCGGATGATCTCCTTGGGGTCGTGGGACTCGACCTCGATGTCGAACACGTCGATGTCGGCAAACCGCTTGAAGAGCACACCCTTGCCCTCCATCACCGGCTTGCCGGCAATGGCGCCGATGTCGCCCAGGCCGAGCACGGCGGTGCCGTTCGAGACCACCGCGACCAGGTTGCCCTTGTTGGTGTACTCGTAGGCCAGCCGGGCATCCTTGGCGATGTCGAGGCACGGCTCGGCCACCCCGGGCGTGTAGGCCAGCGACAGGTCGCGCTGGGTCACACAGGGCTTGGTGGCGATCACCGCCAGCTTGCCGTGCCGTTTCCCGGTGTGGTACTCGAGCGCCTCGGCGCGGGTGATCTTCTTCTGCATGTGTCGACTCCCGGGTGTGTTGTCGGGTGGGTGCCGCGACTGGGCGGCCCACGACCATGGAACATAGACCCGTCACGGGAGAAGGTCAACTGAGCGCGCATGCAGCTCGCCAACTTGAGCCCCTCGGGAGAAGCCTGGCGATGAGAGTCGGTGCGGCTCACCCCCGTGCCCGTCTCCGTGCCCGTCTCCGTTTCCGGTCGGGGGGTGCCCGCCGGGAGCGTCCATTCGGGAACGGGAACGGGAACGGGATCGGGAACGGGTGGGCCTCGAACCCCTGACCTCCAACCCCTCACCCCTTCTTCGCGCCGTGCCGCTCCTCCGCGAGGCGCACGAGCTCGTCGAGCAGGTCCGGGTAGGGCAGGCCGCTGAGCTGCCACAACCGCGGGTACATCGAGATCGCGGTGAAGCCGGGGATCGTGTTGGCCTCGTTGACCCACAGCGTGCCATCGCCGCGATCGAGAAAGTGGTCGACCCGGGCCATGCCGGCGCAGCCGAGCGCGCGGTAGGCGGCCACCGCCATCCGCTGGACTTGCTCGATGGTCGCCCCGTCGAGAGGCGCCGGCGCGAGCAGCTGGCAGCTGTCGTCGAGGTACTTGTCGTCGTAGTCGTAGAACTCGTGCCCCGGCACGATCTCGCCAGGCAGAGAGGCGCGCGGTTCGAAGTTGCCGAGCACCGCCACCTCAATCTCGCGCGCGTCGAGGCCGCGCTCCACGATCGCCAGGCGATCGTGGGCGAATGCCTCTGCGAGGGCCGGGTCGAGGCCGCTTTCGTCGGCGACCTTGGACACGCCCACCGAGGAGCCGAGCCGGGCGGGCTTGACGAACAGCGGCAGCCCGAGGGACAGGCAGCGGCGGCGGATGTCCCCGGCGTCGCGCGCCCACGCTTCGCGCTCCACCGCATGCCAGGGCGCCGTGGGCAGGCCGGCAGCCACCAGCAGCCGCTTGGTGATCGTCTTGTCCATGCACACCGCGGAGGCTGCGTGATCGCTGCCGACGTACGGGATGTCGAGCATCTCGAGCAGCCCCTGGATGGTGCCGTCCTCGCCGTACGGCCCGTGGAGCACCGGGAACGCGACGTCGATCGACCCGTCCAGGAGCCGGCCGTCGAGACGCGACGAGCCTTCGAACTCGAGCACGCGGTCGGTCCGGTCACCCGAGGCCTCGAGGACGCGGGCCGCCGTTTCGGGGTCGGCCCACCGGCCGCGGCGATCGATCGCCATGGCCACCACGTGGTAGCGGTCCCGGCGCAGCGCTCCGGCCACCGACCTCGCCGACACCACGCTCACCTGGTGCTCGCGGGAACGGCCTCCGAAGATCAGGGCGAGGGTCTTGCGGTCGGTCGTGCGCACCATCGGGACCTCCTCGGCGAACACGGTAGCGCGGAATCGTGGCGGGGCGAAGGCGGCGGCGGGGCAGGGCAACCGCGCGACCGCCGGGACTGGGGTTGGCGGGAGACGTATCACGTATCACCTATCACCTCCTCGGGGACGGGAACGGGAACGGGAACGGGTGCGGGCACGGATCCGGCGTCGCCTTCGCATACCCCTTCACAATTGCGGGCGCGGGCGGGCACGGAGACGGGCACGGGGCGGGCGGTATCACCTATCACGTATCAGTTCGTCGGGCGCGGAAGCGGAAGCGCGCGCGGAAGCGGGCGACCCGGCCCCGCCACCCCCAGCCCGAGGTACGATGTCGGCATGAGCCGCGTCATCACCGGCCTCGAGGTGCTGGCGGAATCGCCGGGCGTGATCGGCGGCCGCCCCTGGATCCTGCTCTCCAACCAGGCGGCGGTGACCCGCGATCTCGAGCCGGCGCGCGCCGTGCTGCGCCGTGCCGTGCCCGGCCCGTTGCTGCGCCTGCTCGCGCCCGAGCACGGCCTCGAGGGCGTCGCGCAGGACATGGAGGCGGTCGAGGACACGCGGGACCCGCTGACCGGCTTGCCCGTCCGCTCGCTGTACGGCCGCGACGCCTCGACCCTCGAGCCGCGGCCCAGCGACCTCGACGGTGCGGACGTGGTCGTCGTCGACCTGCCGGACATCGGCTGCCGCTACTACACCTTCGCCGCGACCATGGACGCGGTGATGGCGGCGTGCGGCCGCGCCGGTCTTGAGGTGGTGGTGCTCGACCGGCCGAACCCGATCGGCGGGATCGCGCGCGAGGGCGGGCCGGTCCGGCCCGGCTTCTCCTCGTTCGTGTCCCGGCTGCCGACCCCGGTCCGCCACGGCCTGACGCTGGGCGAGCTGGCGCTGCTGCTGCAGCGCGAGCGGCATCCGGCGCTCGAGCTCACGGTGGTGACCTGCCGCGGCTGGAGGCGGGGTTGGTGGTGGGACGCCACCGGCCTGCCCTGGGTGCCCCCCTCGCCGAACATGCCGAGCCTCGAGACCGCCGCGCTGTACCCGGGGCTGTGCCTGGTCGAAGGGACGACCCTGTCCGAGGGGCGTGGCACCACGCGCCCGTTCCACCTGGTGGGGGCGCCCGGGCTCGACGCGGAGGCACTCAGGTGCGAGCTGCGGCGGCTGGCCCCGGCCGGCGCCGGCTTCCGCGCCGCCCGCTTCCGTCCCGCCTTCGGCAAGCACGCCGGCCAGCTGTGCGCGGGGATCGAGATCCATGTCGGCGACCGCGTGGCCATGCAGCCGCTCGCGCTCGGCCTCGCGCTGCTGCAGGCCGTGCGGACGGTTGACCCGGAGCGCTTCGCGTGGCGGGCGGAGCCCTACGAGTTCGTCGGCGAGGTTCCGGCCATCGACCTCCTGACCGGCTCGGCCGAGGCGCGCGAGGCGATCGACGGCGGCCGGCCGCTCGAGCCCCTGCTCGAGGAGTGGCGCCGGTCGGTGGCTGACTTCGAGGCGTCGCTCGCCGGGGTGCTGCTGTACCACGAGAGCTGAGGCGGCCCCGGCGGCGGCAAGCAGCCTGCCGGCCGGCCCGCTTCCTGAGGGCAGAGGTTGCGGGCAAAGTCCCGCCGCGGCTACTATTCGGCTTCCGGCACGCCGCCGCCGGCGGCCAGAGGTGCTGCATGGACTCAGGCCCGACACCGGACGACATCCTGATCTCGGTCGAGGAGGGCATCGCCCGCATTGCGAGCGGCGAGGCGCTGATCGTGGTCGACGACGAGGACCGCGAGAACGAGGGCGACCTGATCGTGGCGGCTGACCTGGTGACGCCCGAGTCGATCAACTTCATGGCGCGTCACGGCCGGGGCCTGATCTGCATCGCACTCACCCCGGAGCGCTGCGACGAGCTGGACCTGCCGCTGATGGTCGAGAGAAACACCTCGTCGCACGGCACCGCTTTCTGCGTCACGGTGGAGGCGCGGGACGGCACCACGACCGGGATCTCGGCCCACGACCGGGCAGCCACCGTGCGCGCCCTGGTCGATCCCGCGACCCGCCCCGACGGGCTGCGGCGGCCCGGCCACATGTTCCCGCTGCGGGCCCAGCGGGGAGGGGTCCTGAAGCGCGCCGGGCACACCGAGGCCGCGGTGGATCTGACGCGGCTCGCCGGGCTGACACCGGCCGGGGTCCTGTGCGAGATCATGGACGACGACGGCGAGATGGCGCGGCTGCCGCGCCTGCGGCGGTTCGCCCGCGAGCACCGGCTCGGCATCATCACGGTCGCGGACCTGATCGCCTACCGGATGAGGACCGAGAAGCTGGTGGAGCGGGTCGCCGGACCGCTGCTGCCCACCGAGCACGGCAACTTCCGGATCTACGCCTACCGCAACCACGTCACCGGCGAGGAGCACGTGGCCCTCGTGA
Coding sequences within:
- a CDS encoding DUF86 domain-containing protein gives rise to the protein MLDHARRAVNAVAHCRREDLDADPVLAAALERFIEVTGEAASKVTEATRRDLPQVPWREIIGMRNRLVHGYAAVDHDIVWDVAAVDLPGLVTTLESLLDD
- a CDS encoding nucleotidyltransferase family protein; amino-acid sequence: MAIRHFKVDQERLARLCRRHGVRRLAVFGSVARGDSDPESDLDLLVEFLPGQRVGLRFITLQDELSHLFDREVDLSTPGFLSPHFRQRVLVDALPIYEAG
- a CDS encoding serine hydrolase domain-containing protein, which encodes MGVRDMKSTALRGILVLSPLLPLTACLAPQQGTSADERIRNVENGLVRYTFDESFTMGQIVDFKRIDALPRFNILENMQNYKVPGVSVAVIDNFKIAWTKAYGVMDAGTNRAVTTETMFQSGSTTKLLMAIVILRMAEEGKLDLDANINTYLKTWKVPQHPSGRMVTLRLLLTHRAGINRPGDGFETEPGSSPTLLQFLKGERPVLSDAVSFDNPPGTRQSYSNFGYLIMQYMLEDRFQTSFAELVEQYVFRPLRLESSFIEYPFPPQYAARVIRPHDREGKPSADDGLYSSALAQAGMIATPSDWARIACELMLASAGRSDTMLSQESVRAMFRTEADLNPAEFEGISGQGLGVFLFSEGQQQYFLHHGHNSPGANCVLIGSQTTGQGAVIMTNGMRGIPLSYQIVSSISKEYGWDQDHEGMTRTAASRQHESTSADRTSAGA
- the folE gene encoding GTP cyclohydrolase I FolE; translation: MQPVRTVDEGRSSLIDKDSNSIPKGSEGAIVERVAGHVAAMMQDLNLDLADPNFEDTPRRVAEMYLEMFHGLREGSEPKVTSFPNDGGYHHMVIEREIPFYSMCAHHFVPFYGHAHIAYIPESRIVGLSKLPRILEFYAKRPQLQERLTEQVAEFLWTTLRPQGVMVVVEARHLCVEMRGVKKPGALTTTSALRGCFADRKVREEFLALLRRQTSW
- a CDS encoding CsgG/HfaB family protein, with the translated sequence MKHALLLIAVCAAAVAPLGAAETGGLRYSVTVSQFENEAGWYGHWDIGNAWGTVLTDLLNQSGRFIVLGETDMRYEAMAEQDLAASGRTAGGAKAPATGQMTPAQILIKGAITHVQDDTASGGGGVRIKGFRVGGGGGKSEINVTIYMVDSTTGQVLASTNVVGTSKKRAANVGYDTGSWGAAFGGNKDDNVGLAVQDACAQAVDFLTAQLASVPWTGSVVMVKDGNVYINRGSREGVSVGQQFAVGEVEVIRDPDTGEVLDEDMTELARLQASEVKEKVTICSVVDGSASAVEKGMKVHIK
- a CDS encoding CBS domain-containing protein translates to MRETLRALLKKKGHTMHSVPPQATVLEAVRKMNQERIGALLVMDGDDLVGIFTERDVLTRVVDRTRDPGTTRVAEVMTGNPVVVTAAATVNEAMAVVSEKRCRHLPVVDEGRLVGLVSAGDLTHWVTRNHEYHIQDLVNYITGKYPV
- a CDS encoding NADP-dependent malic enzyme, translated to MQKKITRAEALEYHTGKRHGKLAVIATKPCVTQRDLSLAYTPGVAEPCLDIAKDARLAYEYTNKGNLVAVVSNGTAVLGLGDIGAIAGKPVMEGKGVLFKRFADIDVFDIEVESHDPKEIIRFCQLLEPTLGGINLEDIKAPECFEIEEELKRTMGIPVFHDDQHGTAIISGAALLNGCEIVGKPLDKIKVVFCGAGAAGIACANFYLLLGVKPENLLMVDTKGVIYKGRTAGMNPYKEKFAQDTDARTLADAMRGADVFAGVSTKGMLTQEMVKTMAKDAIIFAMANPDPEITPEEVFAVRKDVIMATGRSDYPNQVNNVLGFPFIFRGALDVAASSINEEMKLAASRALAALAKEDVPDSVIRAYGGQPFKFGRNYVIPKPFDYRVLLWEAPAVAEAAIRTGVARAPYSSRTDYVRELENRLSRTRQVMHFVFDQARLNPKRIVFPEGEAEKIVRAAKILVNEGLCRPVLLGQRETIGRMLAEHEIGADSVEVVDPATDERAAHYAERLHEMRWRKGVTAVTAAKLMQDPVYFGNMMVHEGDADGLIAGLTMSYPETIRPALQIHKTLKGVRKACGVYLLLFEDRMLFIADTTVNQDPTAEDLAEIAHMAAAVAQTYFGEQPRVAMLSYSNFGSNSDEHTRKIQEAVAIAEQRWPDLVIEGEMQADTAVDPNIARDTFPSSRIFGDANVLVCPDLASANIAYKLLWRLGKVEAIGPILSGIGAPVHVLQRGVEVTDIVNMTAMCVRKAQRDMAELAEELAPR
- a CDS encoding D-alanine--D-alanine ligase family protein, with the translated sequence MVRTTDRKTLALIFGGRSREHQVSVVSARSVAGALRRDRYHVVAMAIDRRGRWADPETAARVLEASGDRTDRVLEFEGSSRLDGRLLDGSIDVAFPVLHGPYGEDGTIQGLLEMLDIPYVGSDHAASAVCMDKTITKRLLVAAGLPTAPWHAVEREAWARDAGDIRRRCLSLGLPLFVKPARLGSSVGVSKVADESGLDPALAEAFAHDRLAIVERGLDAREIEVAVLGNFEPRASLPGEIVPGHEFYDYDDKYLDDSCQLLAPAPLDGATIEQVQRMAVAAYRALGCAGMARVDHFLDRGDGTLWVNEANTIPGFTAISMYPRLWQLSGLPYPDLLDELVRLAEERHGAKKG
- a CDS encoding DUF1343 domain-containing protein, encoding MSRVITGLEVLAESPGVIGGRPWILLSNQAAVTRDLEPARAVLRRAVPGPLLRLLAPEHGLEGVAQDMEAVEDTRDPLTGLPVRSLYGRDASTLEPRPSDLDGADVVVVDLPDIGCRYYTFAATMDAVMAACGRAGLEVVVLDRPNPIGGIAREGGPVRPGFSSFVSRLPTPVRHGLTLGELALLLQRERHPALELTVVTCRGWRRGWWWDATGLPWVPPSPNMPSLETAALYPGLCLVEGTTLSEGRGTTRPFHLVGAPGLDAEALRCELRRLAPAGAGFRAARFRPAFGKHAGQLCAGIEIHVGDRVAMQPLALGLALLQAVRTVDPERFAWRAEPYEFVGEVPAIDLLTGSAEAREAIDGGRPLEPLLEEWRRSVADFEASLAGVLLYHES
- a CDS encoding bifunctional 3,4-dihydroxy-2-butanone-4-phosphate synthase/GTP cyclohydrolase II gives rise to the protein MDSGPTPDDILISVEEGIARIASGEALIVVDDEDRENEGDLIVAADLVTPESINFMARHGRGLICIALTPERCDELDLPLMVERNTSSHGTAFCVTVEARDGTTTGISAHDRAATVRALVDPATRPDGLRRPGHMFPLRAQRGGVLKRAGHTEAAVDLTRLAGLTPAGVLCEIMDDDGEMARLPRLRRFAREHRLGIITVADLIAYRMRTEKLVERVAGPLLPTEHGNFRIYAYRNHVTGEEHVALVMGDIEPDAPVLVRVHSQCLTGDIFASRRCDCGLQLEAAMDRIAHEGRGILLYLLQEGRGIGLFNKLRAYELQDRGADTVDANLHLGFKADSRDYGTGAQILHDLGVRRLRLMTNNPKKYAALRGFGLEIVERVPLEMPPTDANRSYLEAKKNKMGHLLKLV